A single Amphiura filiformis chromosome 8, Afil_fr2py, whole genome shotgun sequence DNA region contains:
- the LOC140158324 gene encoding uncharacterized protein isoform X2: MYVTFYCHVGYYLDGNSQLQCIVTTSSVPAWNNPIPVCRGTLISTIATTNSNTAPSRKTPNVTATSLAQSNTVRTLSTLNILAQGDGGPTQIVSLISTIAITNSNTAPSRKTPKVTATSSLAQSNTVRTLSTLNILAQGDGSTQIAIITGLSIAVTLLVVLFVTLLIVHFYHRHKSRTNNQTPDSTNRLETRSTTKFQKEAPDYQNVDSETETYMGIDMTSRQPESVYQGMTNPDKLKSDSDYLGLDASSRQNETEYQSVNASIETGRGHDNDQDPIYNEIPETQNVSDADCRKTLQVPVPPRVNVVQSGANNAKRLYVNIPLF, encoded by the exons ATGTATGTGACGTTTTATTGTCATGTTGGGTATTATTTAGATGGCAATAGTCAGCTTCAGTGCATTGTTACAACCTCCAGTGTGCCTGCATGGAATAATCCTATACCAGTATGTCGAG GTACTTTGATATCTACAATAGCGACTACAAATTCAAACACAGCTCCATCAAGGAAGACCCCAAATGTGACAGCAACATCACTTGCGCAATCAAACACAGTGAGGACTCTTAGTACTCTCAACATTCTAGCTCAGGGAGACGGCGGACCTACTCAAATAG TCTCTTTGATATCTACAATAGCGATTACAAATTCAAACACAGCTCCATCAAGGAAGACCCCAAAAGTAACAGCAACATCATCACTTGCGCAATCAAACACAGTGAGGACTCTTAGTACTCTCAACATTCTAGCTCAGGGAGACGGATCTACTCAAATAG CAATCATCACCGGTTTATCAATCGCTGTTACACTCTTGGTCGTTTTGTTTGTGACCCTTCTGATCGTCCATTTCTATCA TCGACATAAATCTCGTACAAACAACCAGACACCCGATTCTACCAACCGGCTAGAAACAAGAAGTACTACCAAATTTCAGAAAGAAGCCCCTGACTACCAGAATGTTGATTCAGAAACTGAAACCTATATGGGAATAGATATGACATCACGACAACCAGAATCAGTGTACCAAGGAATGACGAATCCAGACAAGCTGAAATCGGATAGCGACTATCTGGGTCTAGATGCTTCCTCTCGGCAAAATGAAACGGAATATCAAAGTGTTAATGCGAGCATTGAGACAGGACGTGGACACGACAATGATCAGGATCCAATATACAATGAGATTCCTGAGACACAAAACGTCTCTGATGCTGATTGTCGAAAGACATTGCAAGTCCCTGTTCCTCCGCGTGTAAATGTTGTCCAAAGTGGGGCTAACAATGCTAAACGACTTTATGTGAATATACCGttgttttaa
- the LOC140158324 gene encoding uncharacterized protein isoform X1, translating to MYVTFYCHVGYYLDGNSQLQCIVTTSSVPAWNNPIPVCRAVQVTCPNVAPGTAGQITITRPTITGFLDTNAVTYSYFYSNSAANIFNQLYASFLYWRTLHILSNLQTGMNEILVVASDGPASIAQCSFTYERTGTLISTIATTNSNTAPSRKTPNVTATSLAQSNTVRTLSTLNILAQGDGGPTQIVSLISTIAITNSNTAPSRKTPKVTATSSLAQSNTVRTLSTLNILAQGDGSTQIAIITGLSIAVTLLVVLFVTLLIVHFYHRHKSRTNNQTPDSTNRLETRSTTKFQKEAPDYQNVDSETETYMGIDMTSRQPESVYQGMTNPDKLKSDSDYLGLDASSRQNETEYQSVNASIETGRGHDNDQDPIYNEIPETQNVSDADCRKTLQVPVPPRVNVVQSGANNAKRLYVNIPLF from the exons ATGTATGTGACGTTTTATTGTCATGTTGGGTATTATTTAGATGGCAATAGTCAGCTTCAGTGCATTGTTACAACCTCCAGTGTGCCTGCATGGAATAATCCTATACCAGTATGTCGAG CCGTTCAAGTTACGTGTCCAAATGTTGCTCCAGGTACGGCAGGTCAAATCACCATCACCAGACCAACCATTACTGGCTTTCTAGATACCAATGCTGTTACCTATAGCTACTTCTATTCAAATTCAGCTGCCAACATTTTCAATCAGTTGTATGCTAGTTTCCTATACTGGCGAACGCTCCATATATTGTCTAATTTACAAACTGGGATGAACGAGATATTAGTTGTTGCTTCAGATGGTCCAGCAAGTATAGCACAGTGCAGCTTCACTTACGAACGAACAG GTACTTTGATATCTACAATAGCGACTACAAATTCAAACACAGCTCCATCAAGGAAGACCCCAAATGTGACAGCAACATCACTTGCGCAATCAAACACAGTGAGGACTCTTAGTACTCTCAACATTCTAGCTCAGGGAGACGGCGGACCTACTCAAATAG TCTCTTTGATATCTACAATAGCGATTACAAATTCAAACACAGCTCCATCAAGGAAGACCCCAAAAGTAACAGCAACATCATCACTTGCGCAATCAAACACAGTGAGGACTCTTAGTACTCTCAACATTCTAGCTCAGGGAGACGGATCTACTCAAATAG CAATCATCACCGGTTTATCAATCGCTGTTACACTCTTGGTCGTTTTGTTTGTGACCCTTCTGATCGTCCATTTCTATCA TCGACATAAATCTCGTACAAACAACCAGACACCCGATTCTACCAACCGGCTAGAAACAAGAAGTACTACCAAATTTCAGAAAGAAGCCCCTGACTACCAGAATGTTGATTCAGAAACTGAAACCTATATGGGAATAGATATGACATCACGACAACCAGAATCAGTGTACCAAGGAATGACGAATCCAGACAAGCTGAAATCGGATAGCGACTATCTGGGTCTAGATGCTTCCTCTCGGCAAAATGAAACGGAATATCAAAGTGTTAATGCGAGCATTGAGACAGGACGTGGACACGACAATGATCAGGATCCAATATACAATGAGATTCCTGAGACACAAAACGTCTCTGATGCTGATTGTCGAAAGACATTGCAAGTCCCTGTTCCTCCGCGTGTAAATGTTGTCCAAAGTGGGGCTAACAATGCTAAACGACTTTATGTGAATATACCGttgttttaa